A single Marinitoga aeolica DNA region contains:
- a CDS encoding MG2 domain-containing protein, producing the protein MKKLLVFTIFIFSLTNVFSYVYMGNKQLYPGENAVIHGYNENIIEMKVYKIIDPMEIFVQKTRIKDLNKYFLYSKNIRIKNNKYYEKIKKEGVYLFELKGKETTYYNIIIIRKIDFISIYDGKNLKLKVVDLKYGNLSKADVFLIDKNNKTLQYKDISEINVRIYNLKKIIVRKNDSYAVKEFYNQYKIYTDNRIVVITDKPIYKPGDNLHVKIHLFNEKENIYSPAKNEKVTIKLKGPDDLKLFDREISTDEFGGASLDYKLNVELPVGYYSLIVSYGNEEEYHGFYLQNYIKPEYKTFLSADKDYYFSNDIIHFKIKLKYYNEEPVKNAQVAYYIRFYPLNSNNQNMIYHGVSFTNNNGEIHLPIKVKSQDNGYYVLQIVSTDESQRQMEDELSVKVYNGKYLIKTNDYYYQSKLNNKFTIYGTVTDINNNPVSGDIKVEIFDESNNIIKSSINSFEKNFSLPIVLAKEGSYKIKLSYKDSYTYVYTYTSKYYQEEKDIKYAIKNNIIQLINFNGYAYLCGRLLYDEGNILKIPKQTLENNLFVVAFYIDNHKIIKKIKRIDLNQNRNLVFSIKLSKDTYKPKDFVELEIHSNEDAEFSIATVDEAIFALSNDNFDFEKILYPKLYNPEISIDTSDKYFFYNIRATLPISKNALASTKAVNSQKSNTREFFPDTALWLPSVKTKNGYAKITFENPDSITKFRLTVNGVSKNSVGTKTKSYISTKDFYIRPILPKFAIKGDSFEFPVILYNNTKNNIKINYNVNSELNISPKAGVVEIPHNSSKYIKLKLKTSEKGKYSILFDFKKDIVKLNFNVYNNILKRNEKEIVQSNEGSVFEVNTLIKDNIYELLKYPYNCTEQSVSSIFPAVLNGYKNIQNNIFRLYKYQNDDGGWGWWPNDKSNPYLTAYVLELFHYIDNVDKNIIENGLNYLKENILNSRYKGYVWYVLKLYGVEINIKPENAFDLLFLSFYDNNAFKDLKKKIKTINNIAYLEYNDNNYFISPIEINSWLLKLLSEKSEKELSLKVLKYLLLNKWYSTKDKARATIALLDFSDLKFDNLKVIKKDIINKENVDEGIKIEKTLYKNYPIFITQDKNKYLVDAFMPINKNYIPENINILPTNIVEKREDEYIWLYKGKDEKFQIYNKYFEISKGELKVDNTNYGHPYSLRAFKNKIYIHTSKGLFEIISNSKIDENITDFAIYNGNIIILKNNQLIMNNKIIEVNENIYYIDALNGEIYLFGNAMYRLNNKSLEYILPISASRLLGENTYYGVVKFEGNSLPLMNFGKFKISFKTGAHKIFISDILKTRIKFISQIPAYLTFEDPIIGASQILINYNENTIKPSYKFYYNWYNKWNYWYSAYQINKNKISFFSNGFNKGVFDYYWKPTAVGDYMLLHTVGYSMYWSGVYGSSKIFNIHIYDN; encoded by the coding sequence ATGAAAAAACTTCTAGTTTTTACTATTTTTATTTTTTCATTAACTAATGTATTTTCTTATGTATATATGGGAAACAAACAATTATATCCTGGGGAAAATGCTGTGATTCATGGATATAACGAAAATATTATAGAAATGAAAGTATATAAAATAATAGATCCTATGGAAATATTTGTTCAGAAAACAAGAATTAAAGATCTGAACAAATACTTTTTGTATTCTAAAAATATCAGAATAAAAAATAATAAATATTATGAAAAGATAAAAAAAGAAGGAGTATATTTATTTGAATTAAAGGGTAAGGAAACTACATATTATAATATTATTATAATAAGAAAGATAGACTTCATATCTATTTATGATGGTAAAAATCTAAAGTTGAAAGTTGTTGACTTGAAATATGGAAATTTATCTAAAGCTGATGTATTTTTAATAGATAAAAATAATAAAACATTACAATATAAAGATATATCAGAAATTAATGTAAGAATATACAATCTTAAAAAAATTATAGTGAGGAAAAATGATTCATATGCTGTAAAAGAATTTTATAATCAATATAAAATATATACAGATAATAGAATTGTTGTTATTACTGACAAACCTATTTATAAACCCGGAGATAATCTACATGTAAAAATCCATCTTTTCAATGAAAAAGAAAATATATATTCACCAGCCAAAAATGAAAAGGTTACTATAAAATTAAAAGGACCTGATGATTTAAAATTATTTGATAGAGAAATAAGCACTGATGAATTCGGTGGTGCATCATTAGATTACAAATTAAATGTTGAATTACCTGTAGGGTATTATTCTTTAATCGTATCATATGGAAATGAAGAAGAATACCATGGTTTTTATCTTCAGAACTATATTAAACCAGAATACAAAACTTTTTTAAGTGCGGATAAAGATTATTATTTTTCCAATGATATTATACATTTTAAAATAAAATTAAAATACTATAATGAAGAGCCTGTAAAAAACGCACAGGTTGCGTATTATATAAGATTTTATCCTTTAAATTCTAATAATCAAAATATGATATATCATGGAGTTTCTTTTACTAATAATAATGGAGAAATCCATCTTCCAATTAAAGTTAAATCGCAGGATAATGGATATTATGTTTTACAGATAGTATCTACTGATGAGAGTCAAAGACAAATGGAAGATGAATTATCAGTAAAGGTTTATAATGGAAAGTATTTAATAAAAACAAATGATTATTATTATCAGAGTAAATTAAATAATAAATTTACTATTTATGGTACCGTTACAGATATTAATAATAATCCAGTTTCTGGTGATATAAAAGTAGAAATCTTCGATGAATCGAACAATATTATTAAGTCTTCTATAAATTCTTTTGAAAAGAACTTTTCTCTTCCAATTGTACTTGCTAAAGAAGGCTCTTATAAAATAAAGCTCTCATATAAAGATTCTTATACTTATGTATATACATATACTTCTAAATATTATCAAGAAGAAAAAGATATTAAATATGCAATAAAGAATAATATTATACAACTTATAAATTTTAATGGTTATGCTTATTTATGTGGAAGACTTTTATATGATGAAGGAAATATATTGAAAATTCCAAAACAAACATTAGAAAATAATTTATTTGTTGTAGCTTTTTATATAGATAATCATAAAATTATTAAAAAAATAAAGAGAATAGATTTAAATCAAAACAGAAATCTTGTATTTTCAATTAAATTATCTAAGGATACTTATAAACCTAAAGATTTTGTTGAATTAGAAATTCATTCTAATGAAGATGCTGAATTTTCTATTGCTACTGTAGATGAAGCTATTTTTGCTTTATCAAATGATAATTTTGATTTTGAAAAAATATTATATCCCAAATTATATAATCCTGAAATTAGTATAGATACGTCAGATAAATACTTTTTTTATAATATTAGAGCAACATTACCTATATCAAAAAATGCTTTAGCATCTACTAAAGCTGTTAATTCTCAAAAAAGCAATACAAGAGAGTTTTTTCCAGATACCGCATTGTGGTTACCTTCTGTAAAAACAAAAAATGGTTATGCAAAGATTACATTTGAAAATCCTGATTCTATAACCAAATTTAGATTAACAGTCAATGGTGTTTCAAAAAATAGTGTAGGGACTAAAACAAAAAGTTATATATCTACAAAAGATTTTTATATAAGACCAATTTTACCAAAATTTGCTATTAAAGGAGATTCATTTGAATTTCCAGTAATTTTATATAATAATACTAAAAATAATATAAAAATCAATTATAATGTAAATAGTGAATTGAATATTTCACCAAAAGCTGGAGTTGTTGAAATCCCACATAATTCAAGTAAATATATTAAATTAAAACTCAAAACAAGTGAAAAAGGAAAATACTCTATTTTATTTGACTTTAAAAAAGATATAGTAAAGCTCAACTTTAATGTATATAATAACATTTTAAAAAGAAATGAAAAAGAAATTGTTCAGAGTAATGAAGGTAGTGTTTTTGAAGTTAATACATTGATAAAAGATAATATTTATGAATTGCTAAAATATCCATATAATTGTACAGAACAAAGTGTATCTTCCATTTTCCCTGCTGTTTTAAACGGATACAAAAATATTCAAAATAATATATTTAGATTATACAAATATCAAAATGATGATGGTGGTTGGGGATGGTGGCCAAATGATAAATCAAATCCATATTTAACAGCATATGTTTTAGAATTATTTCACTATATTGATAATGTAGATAAAAATATTATTGAAAATGGGTTGAATTATCTAAAAGAAAATATATTAAATTCAAGATATAAAGGGTACGTGTGGTATGTTTTAAAATTATATGGTGTTGAAATTAATATAAAACCAGAAAATGCTTTTGATCTATTATTTCTTTCATTTTATGATAATAATGCTTTTAAAGATTTAAAGAAAAAAATAAAGACTATTAATAACATCGCATATTTAGAATATAATGATAATAATTATTTCATAAGTCCAATTGAAATCAATTCATGGTTATTAAAATTATTATCTGAAAAAAGCGAAAAAGAATTATCCCTTAAAGTATTAAAATATTTATTATTAAATAAATGGTATTCTACAAAAGATAAAGCGAGAGCCACTATCGCGTTGTTAGACTTTTCAGATCTTAAATTTGATAATTTAAAGGTTATAAAGAAAGATATTATAAATAAAGAAAATGTTGATGAAGGTATAAAAATAGAAAAAACTCTATATAAAAACTATCCAATATTTATAACTCAAGATAAAAATAAATACTTGGTGGATGCTTTTATGCCAATAAATAAAAATTATATTCCTGAAAATATAAACATATTGCCTACAAATATAGTAGAAAAGAGAGAAGACGAATATATATGGTTGTATAAAGGTAAAGATGAGAAATTTCAAATATATAATAAATATTTTGAAATATCTAAAGGAGAATTAAAGGTTGATAATACAAATTATGGTCATCCATATTCTTTGAGAGCTTTTAAAAATAAAATATATATTCACACGTCAAAAGGATTATTTGAAATTATATCCAATTCTAAAATTGATGAAAACATAACAGATTTTGCCATATATAACGGCAATATAATAATATTAAAAAACAATCAACTTATTATGAATAATAAAATTATTGAAGTAAATGAAAATATTTATTATATAGATGCACTAAATGGGGAAATTTATTTATTCGGTAATGCTATGTATAGATTAAATAATAAATCTTTAGAGTATATATTACCTATAAGTGCTTCAAGATTATTAGGTGAAAATACATATTATGGTGTAGTTAAATTTGAAGGGAATTCATTACCTTTAATGAATTTTGGAAAATTTAAAATTTCATTTAAAACTGGAGCCCATAAAATATTTATTTCAGATATTTTAAAAACAAGAATAAAATTTATTTCTCAAATACCAGCTTATTTGACATTTGAAGATCCAATTATAGGTGCTTCACAGATTTTGATTAACTATAACGAGAATACAATCAAGCCCTCATATAAATTTTATTATAATTGGTATAATAAATGGAATTACTGGTATAGTGCTTATCAAATAAATAAAAATAAAATTTCATTTTTTTCTAATGGATTTAATAAAGGAGTTTTTGATTATTATTGGAAACCAACGGCTGTAGGTGATTACATGCTTCTACATACTGTAGGTTATTCAATGTATTGGAGTGGTGTATATGGAAGCTCGAAAATTTTTAATATTCATATTTATGATAATTAA
- a CDS encoding GGDEF domain-containing protein, whose amino-acid sequence MRQAAEFDYLTKVYNRKSFMYKIKEILKLSKRYKQKTSILYFDINNFKQVNDTHGHLVGDEVLKFFTNNIKLSIRESDLLGRIGGDEFVLALPNTDQNSIKIIIDKIQKKFKKPFEYDGITIKVGFSYGCAIYPDDSDNIDKLIEIADKRMYKYKSNFKKNL is encoded by the coding sequence GCGTCAAGCAGCTGAATTTGATTATTTAACAAAAGTATATAATAGAAAATCCTTTATGTATAAAATAAAAGAAATTTTAAAACTATCAAAAAGATATAAACAGAAAACATCAATATTATATTTTGATATTAATAACTTTAAACAAGTTAATGATACACATGGACATTTAGTTGGAGATGAAGTTTTGAAATTTTTTACAAATAATATTAAATTATCAATAAGAGAAAGTGATTTACTCGGTAGGATTGGTGGAGATGAATTTGTTTTAGCACTTCCAAATACAGACCAAAACAGTATCAAAATTATTATTGATAAAATACAGAAAAAGTTTAAAAAACCTTTTGAATATGATGGAATAACTATAAAAGTAGGATTTAGTTATGGTTGCGCTATTTATCCTGATGATTCGGATAATATTGATAAATTAATTGAAATTGCAGATAAAAGAATGTATAAATATAAAAGTAATTTCAAAAAAAATCTTTGA